Proteins from one Drosophila gunungcola strain Sukarami chromosome 2R unlocalized genomic scaffold, Dgunungcola_SK_2 000012F, whole genome shotgun sequence genomic window:
- the LOC128255891 gene encoding alaserpin — MASKATILLLLLMVAQTFAQQNNDAWQPRSYGPRAELGTRSLATGRRPQNNQQALEDVEEVDLRRREPTTPPPTRPPPTFSYMDRFSGKLFHKIVRPLQLRNVVFSPFSLHALLGMIYGASEGKTFRELQQVGVFGESPSAVALDFERVIKFKEPLGAADLTLATRVFYNQRLGGINHSYDEFAKFYFDAGTEPVDMDRGKETAAKINDWVADSTRNKIRDLVKSDDISGQMQALLVNAVYFKGRWEHEFSIMDTQPAEFHHTGGRTSQVAMMYNDDVYGLADLPELEATALELAYKDSATSMLILLPNQRNGLPSLEQQLSRPEFDLNRVAHRLRRQSVAVRLPKFRIEFERDMTEPLKDLGLLQMFAPSSQVTKLLDQPVRVEKILQKAYIDVGEAGTEASAASYAKFVPLSLPIKSKEFTADRPFVFAIRAQNTVLFVGHVEDPTPMNARNEPKSDVYNK; from the exons ATGGCGAGCAAAGCCA CGATCCTGCTTCTTCTATTAATGGTTGCCCAGACCTTCGCGCAACAGAACAACGATGCCTGGCAGCCAAGAAGCTATGGTCCACGAGCAGAACTGGGCACCCGTTCCCTGGCCACCGGCAGGAGACCCCAGAACAACCAACAGGCCCTGGAGGACGTGGAGGAGGTGGACCTCCGGAGACGCGAGCCGACCACCCCGCCGCCCACTCGGCCGCCGCCCACCTTCAGCTACATGGACCGCTTTAGCGGCAAGCTCTTCCACAAGATCGTGCGGCCGCTGCAGCTGCGCAACGTCGTCTTCTCGCCCTTCTCCCTGCACGCCCTGCTGGGCATGATCTACGGGGCATCGGAGGGCAAGACATTCCGCGAGCTGCAGCAGGTCGGCGTGTTCGGCGAGAGCCCGAGCGCCGTGGCCCTGGACTTCGAGCGAGTGATCAAGTTCAAGGAGCCGCTGGGCGCGGCCGACCTCACCCTGGCCACCAGGGTCTTCTATAACCAGCGGCTGGGGGGCATCAACCACAGCTACGACGAGTTCGCCAAGTTCTACTTCGATGCCGGCACCGAGCCCGTGGACATGGACCGCGGCAAGGAGACGGCCGCCAAGATCAACGACTGGGTGGCGGACAGTACGCGCAACAAGATCCGCGACTTGGTCAAGTCCGACGACATCAGCGGCCAGATGCAGGCCCTGCTGGTGAACGCTGTTTACTTCAAGGGCCGCTGGGAGCACGAGTTCTCCATCATGGACACGCAGCCCGCCGAGTTCCACCACACCGGCGGCCGGACCTCCCAGGTGGCCATGATGTACAACGACGACGTGTACGGCCTGGCCGACCTGCCCGAGCTGGAGGCCACCGCCCTGGAGCTGGCCTACAAGGACAGCGCCACCAGCATGCTGATCCTGCTGCCCAACCAGCGCAACGGACTGCCCAGCCTCGAGCAGCAGCTGTCACGGCCGGAGTTCGACCTCAACCGGGTGGCCCACCGGCTGCGCCGCCAGTCGGTCGCAGTGCGTCTGCCCAAGTTCCGGATCGAGTTCGAGCGGGACATGACCGAGCCGCTCAAGGATCTGGGCCTGCTCCAGATGTTCGCGCCCAGCTCGCAGGTGACCAAGCTGCTCGACCAGCCGGTGCGCGTGGAGAAGATCCTGCAGAAGGCCTACATCGACGTGGGCGAGGCGGGCACCGAGGCCTCGGCGGCTTCCT ATGCCAAGTTCGTGCCCCTGTCGCTGCCCATCAAGTCCAAGGAGTTCACCGCCGACCGGCCCTTCGTCTTTGCCATCCGCGCGCAGAACACAGTGCTCTTCGTGGGTCACGTGGAGGATCCCACGCCGATGAACGCCAGAAACGAACCAAAAAGCGATGTGTACAACAAGTAA
- the LOC128255892 gene encoding LOW QUALITY PROTEIN: antichymotrypsin-2 (The sequence of the model RefSeq protein was modified relative to this genomic sequence to represent the inferred CDS: deleted 1 base in 1 codon): protein MMHGELLFALLVALALAIVPPFPVGAELSARSAATASSHRFGLRLTTKLGLSQPDANVVVSPLLIQAALSLLYAGSSADSGRDLRQALELTHASGPKEAVRDIQALLSDLKQSAAVGCRLRLISDFYAQQRFTFSFRDEFEALASQMGVGCHRLAWESASHAAQDINYSFLSRSNFSLGELVSASQLESLAEHNTPFLHVSALTFRAPWAQAFDPAETQSINFFAGGSRPRLVEAMFGQHRYRYAEAPALDAQLIEVPFATADLRLLIAYPNRADGLAHLERKLAQSDLQQLRGQLQERKVALTLPKFKVLVHSALDGVLKELGLAKLFTSEIQLSEVFSSILASSAPPLGAVVQSSLLELQEEGGDAGDSFSFGDLFRRALPLVINHPFFYAIGNEKTLLLAGHIVDI from the exons ATGATGCACGGAGAGCTACTTTTCGCCCTGTTAGTGGCACTGGCATTGGCTATAGTCCCACCATTTCCAGTCGGCGCTGAGCTCTCGGCCAGATCGGCAGCCACTGCCTCAAGCCATCGCTTTGGCCTGCGTCTAACCACTAAGCTGGGATTGAGCCAGCCGGACGCAAACGTGGTGGTTTCCCCCTTGCTGATACAGGCGGCCCTTAGTCTGCTGTATGCGGGGAGCTCTGCGGATTCCGGAAGGGATCTGCGGCAGGCTCTGGAGCTGACGCACGCCAGTGGTCCCAAGGAAGCGGTTCGGGACATCCAGGCCCTCCTGTCGGACCTCAAACAGTCCGCCGCAGTTGGCTGTCGTCTGAGACTGATCAGCGACTTCTACGCCCAGCAGCGCTTCACCTTCAGCTTCCGCGATGAGTTTGAGGCCTTGGCCTCCCAAATGGGCGTTGGCTGCCACCGCCTGGCCTGGGAAAGTGCCTCGCACGCGGCCCAGGACATTAACTACTCTTTTCTGAGCCGCAGCAACTTCAGCCTGGGGGAGCTAGTGAGTGCCTCCCAACTGGAGTCCCTGGCCGAGCACAACACGCCCTTCTTACACGTCTCGGCACTCACCTTCCGCGCTCCCTGGGCCCAG GCCTTCGACCCGGCTGAGACGCAGAGCATCAATTTCTTCGCCGGAGGCAGTCGCCCCAGGCTGGTGGAGGCCATGTTCGGCCAGCACCGCTACAGGTACGCCGAGGCTCCAGCTCTGGATGCCCAACTAATAGAGGTGCCCTTCGCCACCGCGGATCTGAGACTGCTCATTGCGTACCCAAACAGGGCGGATGGGCTGGCCCACTTGGAGCGGAAGTTGGCGCAGTCCGACCTGCAGCAGCTGAGGGGACAGCTCCAGGAGCGCAAGGTGGCCCTTACCCTGCCCAAATTCAAAGTTCTGGTCCACTCTGCTCTGGACGGAGTGCTTAAAGAG CTGGGGCTGGCGAAGCTGTTCACATCAGAGATCCAGCTGAGCGAGGTCTTCAGCTCCATACTGGCCAGTTCGGCTCCCCCTTTGGGAGCAGTGGTGCAGAGCAGTCTCCTGGAGCTGCAGGAGGAGGGCGGCGACGCCGGCGATTCTTTTT CCTTCGGCGATCTGTTCCGACGAGCCCTGCCCCTGGTCATCAATCACCCATTCTTCTACGCCATCGGCAATGAGAAGACCCTGCTGCTGGCCGGCCACATCGTGGACATCTGA
- the LOC128255893 gene encoding serine protease inhibitor 42Dd — protein MAVIISCLLLLLASVSQAKTVGYDAAADRNLLAADLYNAVGADHLNENLVISPATIQSSMALAFVGAKGQTASELQQGLRLGPGDVDAVSQRSGSHQQSLTRDNNFRLANNIYINENLEFKGSFRDVAQRQFDSTIDKLDFHPPYNKRTAEGINRVVATKTNGKITDILRPELLNDRTEGVIVNGVAYSAAWQKAFRLDKTEKRSFRTGSGQSVKVDTMWTLQNFNYAEVSSLDAKVVELPYQNPDFSMLLLLPNRKDGLRSLQQSLSGKNLLAEIGAMSPHKVEVLLPKFSVTFATGLEGPFKKLGVHTMFSRDGDFSNMYRMFVSHFINAVEHKANVEVTEAGLEQPLETGLLKGLFSRSKKFEADHPFVFAIKYKDSIVFIGHIANYAYV, from the exons ATGGCTGTCATCATCAGCTGCCTATTAC TCCTCCTAGCGTCAGTGTCGCAGGCCAAGACCGTGGGCTACGATGCCGCTGCCGATCGCAATTTGCTGGCCGCCGATCTCTACAACGCCGTGGGCGCCGATCACCTGAACGAGAACCTGGTCATCTCGCCGGCGACGATCCAGAGCTCAATGGCGCTGGCCTTCGTGGGGGCCAAGGGTCAGACGGCCTCGGAGCTTCAGCAGGGGTTGCGCCTCGGGCCCGGGGACGTGGATGCGGTGAGCCAGCGCAGCGGCAGCCACCAGCAGTCCCTGACCCGCGACAACAACTTTCGCCTGGCCAACAACATCTACATCAACGAGAATCTGGAGTTCAAGGGATCGTTCCGCGACGTGGCCCAGCGCCAGTTCGACTCGACCATCGACAAGCTGGACTTCCACCCGCCGTACAACAAGCGCACGGCGGAGGGGATCAACCGGGTGGTGGCCACCAAGACCAACGGCAAGATCACGGACATCCTCCGCCCCGAGCTGCTCAACGACCGCACCGAGGGCGTGATCGTGAACGGGGTCGCCTACTCCGCCGCCTGGCAGAAGGCCTTCCGGCTGGACAAGACCGAGAAGCGGTCCTTCCGCACCGGCAGCGGGCAGTCCGTGAAGGTGGACACCATGTGGACCCTGCAGAACTTCAACTACGCCGAGGTCAGCTCCCTGGACGCCAAGGTCGTGGAGCTGCCCTACCAGAACCCCGACTTCTCcatgctgctgttgctgcccaATCGCAAGGACGGCCTGCGCTCCCTGCAGCAGTCGCTCTCCGGCAAGAATCTGCTGGCCGAGATCGGCGCCATGAGCCCCCACAAAGTGGAGGTGCTGCTGCCCAAGTTCAGCGTCACCTTCGCCACGGGCTTGGAGGGCCCCTTCAAAAAG TTGGGCGTCCACACCATGTTCTCGAGGGACGGCGACTTTAGCAACATGTACCGCATGTTTGTTAGCCATTTTATCAACGCAGTGGAGCACAAGGCCAACGTGGAGGTCACCGAAGCGGGTCTCGAGCAACCCCTGGAAACTGGCC TGCTGAAGGGCCTTTTCTCGCGATCCAAGAAGTTCGAGGCAGACCATCCGTTTGTGTTTGCCATCAAGTACAAGGACTCGATCGTCTTTATCGGCCATATTGCTAACTACGCTTATGTCTAA
- the LOC128255895 gene encoding uncharacterized protein LOC128255895: MNSIRLSAQERVHSEQSFPLLRLSESVDVEMKIHFLSILVVALVALQFPQAKAHSQDLMSHCVSCPDEFRGRLICAFLNGCHLEMEYCSMLVFNCARLQHRRHMFLVKNEGKCHPVRGYKCQFMEF, encoded by the exons ATGAATTCGATTCGCCTGTCAGCGCAGGAGCGGGTCCATTCTGAACAATCATTCCCACTTCTAAGGCTTTCCGAATCGGTCGATGTGGAAATGAAGATCCATTTTCTTTCGATCTTAGTTGTGGCACTAGTTGCTCTTCAGTTTCCCCAAGCCAAAGCTCATTCTCAGGACTTAATGTCCCATTGTGTCTCGTGTCCAGATGAATTCAGGGGCCGCTTGATCTGCGCCTTCCTCAACGGCTGCCACCTGGAAATGGAGTACTGCTCCATGCTGGTTTTCAACTGTGCGCGTCTGCAGCACCGTAGACACA TGTTCCTGGTGAAGAACGAGGGCAAGTGCCATCCAGTGCGGGGATACAAATGCCAGTTTATGGAATTCTAA
- the LOC128255894 gene encoding serine protease inhibitor 42Dd, which translates to MIHWLSTILLGVLISAPGGHGNTIKERNLFATELFQTLATDRQDENVIISPVSIQLALGLAYYGAEGRTAAELQKTLHASAKESKDGLAESYHNLLHSYIKSKTVLEIANKVYTRENLKVSDHFRKVAQRYFDSEVEPLDFSRETEAVERINRWVKQQTQDKIERVVDSLEPDTNVALINAIYFKARWARPFNDEDTRDREFWLSERQSVQVPTMFADNWYYYADYPELDAKAIELFFENINLTMWFILPNQRSGLQVLEQKLKGVDFKLLEERWQWQSVSVYLPKFKFEFDTDLRPTLHKMGISAMFSDAADFSNIFQDSPIGTRITKVQHKTFIDVNEIGCEAAGVSYAAGVPMSLPLDPKTFVADHPFVFIIRDKHAVYFTGHIVKF; encoded by the exons ATGATCCACTGGCTAAGCA CTATTCTTCTCGGGGTGCTGATCTCCGCACCGGGTGGCCATGGAAACACGATCAAGGAGCGGAATCTGTTCGCCACCGAGCTCTTCCAAACCCTGGCCACGGACCGTCAGGATGAGAACGTGATCATATCGCCGGTGTCCATCCAGCTGGCCCTGGGTCTGGCCTACTACGGAGCTGAGGGCAGAACGGCCGCGGAACTGCAGAAAACGCTGCACGCCTCCGCCAAGGAGAGCAAGGATGGCCTGGCCGAGAGCTACCACAACCTGCTCCACTCCTACATCAAGTCCAAGACCGTGCTGGAGATCGCCAACAAGGTGTACACCCGGGAGAACCTTAAGGTTTCGGACCACTTCCGCAAGGTGGCCCAAAGGTACTTCGACTCCGAGGTGGAGCCTCTGGACTTCAGCCGCGAAACGGAGGCCGTGGAGCGGATCAACCGGTGGGTCAAGCAGCAGACGCAGGACAAGATCGAGCGGGTGGTGGACAGCCTGGAGCCGGACACCAACGTGGCCCTGATCAACGCCATCTACTTCAAGGCCCGCTGGGCACGACCCTTCAACGACGAGGACACCCGGGACCGGGAGTTCTGGCTGAGCGAGCGCCAATCCGTCCAGGTGCCCACGATGTTCGCCGACAACTGGTACTACTACGCCGACTATCCGGAGCTGGACGCCAAGGCCATCGAGCTGTTCTTCGAGAACATCAACCTGACCATGTGGTTCATCCTGCCCAACCAGCGCTCCGGCCTGCAGGTCTTGGAGCAGAAGCTCAAGGGCGTCGACTTCAAGCTGCTCGAGGAGCGCTGGCAGTGGCAGAGTGTCTCCGTCTACCTGCCCAAGTTCAAGTTCGAGTTCGACACGGACCTCCGACCCACGCTGCACAAG ATGGGTATCAGTGCCATGTTCTCGGATGCAGCCGACTTCAGCAACATTTTCCAGGACTCGCCCATTGGCACTCGGATCACCAAGGTGCAGCACAAGACCTTCATCGACGTGAACGAGATCGGCTGCGAGGCGGCTGGCGTCAGTT ATGCTGCTGGGGTGCCCATGTCTCTGCCCCTGGACCCGAAGACTTTTGTGGCCGATCATCCGTTTGTGTTCATCATCCGCGATAAGCACGCCGTCTATTTCACCGGACATATTGTCAAGTTTTAA